ATTCTGCCGGCTATGACGCTGGCCGCCTTCGTTGTCGCCTCCGCGGCTTCCGCTCAGCCAGCGCCGCTCAAGCTGCTCATCCTCGGCGACAGCCTCAGCACGAGCCTCGGCGTTCCGGAGGGATACGGCTTCGGCCCGGTCCTGGCCCGCCGGCTACGGGCGGATGGCTATCGCAATATCGACATCGTCAACGGCTCCATGGCCGGCGACACGACGGCGGACGCCGCCACCCGCCTCGCCTCGACGCCGCAGGATTATGACGCCGACGTCGTCATCGTCGAACTCGGCGGCAATGATATGCTGCAGCAGACCGATCCCGCGGTCGTCTCACGCAATCTAGACTGGATACTCGACGGCTATCGGCGGCGGGGAACGCGCGTCGTCATCGGCGGGATATTGTCCAAGCCGGAGCTGGGCTTCGTCTATAATGTGACTTTCGACCAGCTCTATCCCAAGCTCGCAGCGCGCTGGGGCGCTTCGCTCTATCCCTTCTTCCTCGCGGGCGTGTTCGGCCATCCGGCGCTGATGCAGGAGGACCATATTCATCCCAACGCCGCCGGGGTGGAGCGCATCGTGGCCGGCATTGCCCCGCTCGTCGAACGCAATCTCGATGCGGCGGCGGCCCGGCGCAAGGTGGCCGAGGCGCGCTGAAGCGCGCCGGTCGGTCTTACGGAAACACCCGCGTCACATGGCCCATCTTGCGGCCGGCGCGCGTCTCCTTCTTGCCGTAGAGGTGGAGACAGGCGCCCTCCTCCGCGAGCAGCTCCGGCCATTTCTCCGCGTCGTCGCCGATCAGATTGCGCATTTCGACGCGGACGCCGTGACGGCGCGTCGAGCCCAGCGGCCAGCCGGCGACCGCGCGCATATGCTGCTCGAATTGCGAAGTGACGGCGCCGTCGAGCGTCCAATGGCCGGAATTATGCACGCGCGGCGCGATCTCATTGACGACCAGCCGCTCCCCGCCCGCCTCCTCGACGACGAACAACTCCACCGCGATCACGCCGACATAATCGGCCGCTTCGGCGATTTTTCGCGCCATTTCGACGGCCGCCGCCGCCGTCTGCGCGGAAATCCGCGCCGGCGCGACGGTCAGCGCGAGAATATGCCGCTCATGGACGTTCTCGCAGACGTCATAGGCGCGAAAGGCGCCGTCCGACCCACGCGCCGCAACCACCGACACTTCGCGCGAGAAGGGCACGAAGCCCTCGAGCACGCAAGGCGCGCCGCCGAGCGACTGGAAGGCGGCGGCGAGATCGACGCCCTCGCGCAGCAGGGTCTGGCCCTTGCCGTCATAGCCGAATCGCCTGGTCTTCAGAATGGAGGGCCGCCCGAGACTCGCGGCCGCTTCCGCCAGCATGGCGGCGTCCTCGACATTCTCGAAAGGCGCCGTCTCTATGCCGAGGCCGCGCACGAAATTCTTTTCGGTGAAGCGATCCTGCGTCAGCGCCAGCACGCGCGGATTGGGCCGCACCACCGAATGCGCCTCGAGAAAGGCCGCCGTGTCCGAGGGCACATTCTCGAATTCATAAGTGACGACGTCGACCGCGGCGGCGAAGGCGGCGAGCGCCGCCTCGTCCTCGAAAGGAGCAATGGTCCGCGCGGCGCAGACCTCGAAGGCGGGATCGTCGGCGGCAGGCGAAAAGACATGGGCGCGCAGGCCGAGGCGCGCGCCGGCGCTCGCCAGCATGCGGGCGAGCTGCCCGCCGCCCAATATTCCGATCGTGGAGCCGGGACGCAGCATCGTCGCTTTCGTCATGCGTCGTCGCGGGGCGTTACGGCGACCTGCTCGGTCTGGCGTTGTCGCCATTCCTGCAGCCTCTCGGCGAGCTCCGCGTCGCCGCGGGCGAGAATGGCGGCCGCGAGCAGAGCGGCGTTGATCGCGCCCGCCTTGCCGATGGCCAAAGTGCCCACGGGCACGCCGCCCGGCATCTGCACGATGGAGAGCAGCGAATCCATCCCCGAGAGCGCGGCGGTCTCGATCGGCACGCCGAGCACGGGAAGGATCGTATACGCCGCCGTCATGCCGGGCAGATGGGCGGCGCCGCCCGCTCCGGCGACGATGACCTCGAATCCCTCCGCCTCGGCGCCCTTGGCGAAGGCGCTGAGCCGGTCCGGCGTGCGATGGGCGGAAATTATGCGCGCCTCATAGCCGACGCCGAGCGCCTCGAGCGCTTCGGCGCTATGCCGCATGGTGGCCCAATCGGATTGGGAACCCATGATGATCGCGACTGGCTTCTTCGACTTCGCCACGGCTCTTCCGGCGGGCTGGAGTGCATGAAGCACAGCCCCTTAGCCGAACCGGCGGCGGGGCGCAAGCGCGCCCACGATGGCGCGGTGGCCCGAGCGCCGCTATGATCGGCTTTTTTCGCATGCGTTTTCGGGGGCGAAATGGATATCAAAGGGTTGCAGGACGCGCTCGCGGCGCTGAAAAGCCTGATCGCGACGCTCGGCCTCGTCTTGGCGATCGGCTTCGCCATCGTGAACGCCGACGCCATCGGCGACGGACTCTCGACGCTGGCCGATCGGTTCGGCGGGCTGCGCGGAGCCGAAATCGCCGGCGTCAAGCTCGACTTCGGCGAAGCGACAATCGAAAAGCGCGTGCCGCCCGATCTTTTCGAGCGGCTCGACACGAAGGACAAGCGACGCGTCTCCCGCGACCTGAACACGCTCGAGCCACGCATGGCGCTGCGGCTGCTGCAGGTCGGCCTGCTCGCCAATCTCTGCGAGTTCGAGAAGGCGACCACCTCGATGATCGACGATTTCAGCACCGATCGCCATTTGCAGGATCGAGGATTGGCGGCGCTCGTCGACAACCCGCAGACCAAAGCCAAGGTGCTCGCCATTCAGGCGAAGGCGGCCAAGAAATCCGACATTGGCGAGCCGCGGGCCTGCTACGACATAACGCTCACCGACCATGGCTGGGACGTGCGGACCGCGCTCGTGCATGTGGTGAGCGCGGGCTTCGGCTCCGCGCCGTCGATCCGCGATCCGACGCCTGAGCCGGAGGCCGCCCTGGACGCGGTCTCGGCGCAGGGCCGCCTCTCCAAAAAGCGCTGAGCGACTTTTCCGTGACAAGCTCGAGTTTCGGGGAACGCCTTAAGTATTGATCAGGGTCCGCCCGCTATTCTGCGTTCCGTAGCCGGCGGTGTGTCGCCGGCGTTCAGGGACCATGTCGATGTCCAGCTCTATCCTACGAACCGCCATTGGCGGCGCGTTTTTCACGCTTGTCGCATCTCAATCGCTCGTTCACGTTCTCTCTCAGGTCCAGGCGAAGACGTCGCCCTACCGCCATCAGGCGGAATATGCCGCTCCGATGCGCGCCTATGCGCCCGTCGCGCCTGCGGCGCCGAGCGCCACGCTCGGAGAGGCCACGATCGTCGCCGACCGTCTCGGCCAATATTCGGCCAATGTCGAAATCGAAGGTCAGCGCGTCCGCATGCTGGTGGACACGGGGGCGAGCACGGTGGTCCTGTCCTATGAGGACGCCGCCGCGATCGGCTATCTTCCGGCGCCCGCCGAATTCAAATATCCGGCCCAGACCGCCAATGGCGTCGCCCATATGGCGCGGGTGAAGCTGCGCGACGCCCGTCTCGGCCAGATCGCGCTGCGCGATGTCGACGCCTATGTCGCCGAGCGCGGCGCTCTCGGGGCCAGCCTGCTCGGCATGACCTTCCTGTCGCGCCTGTCGCGTATCGAGGCCGGAGCCGGCAGACTGGTTCTGCGCCAATAGGCTCGGGCGCAGCCCTCTCGCGCGGGAGCGGGAAACATGCGATTGTCTCGGCATGCCGCTCCCCCGCCAGCTCTCCGTCTTCGCTCTGGTGGGCGTCGTCGCGACGAGCCTCCACTACGCCGTGCTCGTCGGCCTCGTCGAGCTCGCCGCCTGGGCGCCCGTGCCGGGCGCGCTCGCCGGCTATCTCTCCGGCGGGGTCGTCTCCTATTACCTCAATCGCCGGCATACATTCGCGAGCGACCGGCCGCATGAGGAGACGACATGGCGTTTCGCCCTCGTCGCCTTGGTCGGCTTCTGCCTCACCTATGGCTTCATGGGCCTCTTCGTCGACCGCATGGGCGCGCCCTATGTGCCGGCGCAGATCGTCACCACGGGAATCGTCTTCTTCTGGTCCTATCTGGGCAATCGCCTATGGACCTTCCGCGCCGGGCCGGCCTGATCACGCGCCGATATTCTGAATGCGGCCCCAAGTGCTTTTCGTGCCCCATATGCCCTGGCGCAACGCCTCCAATTGCACGATTTGCGAGTGGTCGACGAAGAGATTGACCTCATTGCCGTAATTCTTCACGTACCATTCGAAGACCGGCGGATCGGCGGCCTCGAACATCACTTTCTCGAGTCCGAGCTTGTCGATGATGCGCGCCGCGACATCGGTGCGCCAGCGCGTCACATTCTCGGTGATCCCTTCGCTCTCGATCATGATGATGTCGGCGCCGGCGTCGAGCGCGCGCTCGGCCTGCGCGATGAGCCAGGAGACGTCGCGCGTTCCCTCGGCCTCCAATTCCGCCGCCGAAGTGTCGCCGCCCGCGCCGAATTGAATGCCGACTTCCGGCTTGGCCTTCAGCCCCGCTTTCTTCACCATGCGCACCAGCCGCAACATGCTCTCGATCGGCAGGCTGACGAAGCCCGCCGAAATCTCGACCACATCGAAGCCGAGCGATTTCGCTTCCTCGATATAGCGGGTGGCGGCGTCGGGCCCGAAGCGCAGCACATTCTCGATCCAGCCGCCGGTCGAGATATAGGCGCCATGGTCATGGACGGTCTTGTTGAATGTCTTCACCGCCTCGGGCGGCATCAGCGCAAAGGAGCCGCCGGCATATTTCACGCCGTCGATCCAGGCGCCCATCGTCTCGAAGAGGTCCGAAATATGGCGCCGCCCATAGGCGCTGTAATAGGGCCCGCGGATTTCCGTGAGCCCACGCTGGCGCGGCTTCGCCGTGCGCGCGGCGCGCGGAATGAAGGAGAATGTGGTCTCGGCCATGGCGTTCACCTAGCGTGCTCGAGTGCGAGCCTGAAGGTTCGCGGTCCAATACGGTCTCTGGACCGTGAGCCTTCAGGCTCGCATTCGTCGCTCCCTCTCCGACGAAGCGCCGATCCGCCCGAGCAGCGCCGTCAGCTCCGCGACCTGCCGACGCTCCAGCGTCTCGACCACATCGGCGATGGCGTCGCGCTCGGCCGCGCTCGTCTTCGCGCATGAGACGCGATCGAATTTGCGCCGCGCCGCCGCCCAATCGAAAGGATCGGTGTAGAAGCCGTGATAATCGTCGCGCGAGCAGGCGAGCAGACGCCCGTCCTCGAGCTCGATCGCGAGCCGCGCCGGCAGCCATTTCGGAAACAGCGCCGAGAGCTCGGCCGAAGGCGCGACGCTCACCTTGCGCAGCAGCGTCTGCACGTCCTCGGCGACTATGCGCTGCGGCGCATATTGCTCCGGCTGCACCTCGCCGTCGAGGAGCGCGACGGCGAGCATGTAGGGAAGGCTATGGTCGGCCTCCTCCTTGTTGCGCACCAGGCGCTTGTCGCCCTCCTCGCCGCCGCCGATGATCTGAAAGGCGACAGAAAAAGTCTCGAGCCGCGCCTCGCGCACCGCCGCCGCCGAAAAGCCCGGCCGCGCGCGAATATCGAGCGCCGCGTCGAGCGCCGATTGCGAATGAATCTCCGCATTGTGCTTCTTCACGATGGTGCGCGTGACGCTCTCCAAATCCTCGCGCAGCCAGTCGATCTCGAACGCGCCGGCGATCGTTTCCTTGAAGCCCTTATTGCCTTCGAAGACTTCCCCCGGCCCGGTGATCCCATACGCCGCCAGCAACGCCGCATGCGTCGCCGCCATTGCGGTATTGGGATAAGCGAGCCCCTTCCAATGCGAGAGCGCGCCGGTGCGCGTCACGCGCAACGCATTATTGGCAGTTCCGCTGATGGCGATGGCGTTGGCGATCTTCTCGCGCGAGAGACGCAGCGCTTTGGCGACGCCGGCGGCCGCCGCATAGGCGCCCTGCACCGTATGATCGAAACCCTTGGCGCGCACCGGCGCGACGTCGCTGAGCCGCGTATGCACCTGATAGGCGACAGCGAGCGCCGTCAAAAATTCCGCGCCGCTGGCGTTGCGGGATTCTGCGGCGGCGAGAACGGCGCCGAGATTATCGGAAGGATGGCAGGTCTCGCCGGGGGCGAGATAGCTGTCCATGAAATCGAGATAGCGGGAGAGCGCGCCATTGTAGAAGGCGGCGCGATCCGGCGCCGTCTTGCCGCCGCCGATGAGCGTCGAAAGCGGCGCGCCGCCGAGCTCGCGCGTCAGCTCGCGGATCGCCGCGACGGGCTGAGCGTCGAGCGCCCCTATGGCGACGCCGATCGTGTCGAGAACGCGGATTTTCAGTTGGCCGAGCGCGGCGTCGCTCATCTCCTCGAGCCGCGCTCGTCCGACGAATTCCGCGAGCGTCTGAACCTCGGTCATTGGCGAGATTCCTTGCAAGCGGCTCTATCTGTCGCGGAGACGCACGCAATCAAGCCTTCGGAGCGAAGACTGGAACGACACGAAGTCTTACGTTCCCCGCGGCTTCGCCCGCGTCGTCGGCGCCGCGCCGGCGGGATCGTCGGGCCAGGGATGGCGCGGATAGCGGCCCTTCATCTCGCGCTTCACCTCGGCCCAGGAGCCGGCCCAGAAGCCCGGAAGATCGCGAGTCGTCTGAATGGGCCGATGCGCCGGGGACAAAAGCTCCAGCGTCAAGGGAACGCGGCCCTTGGCGAGCGTCGGATGCGCCTGAAGGCCGAACAGCTCCTGCACGCGCACCGACAGCAACGGGCCATTGGCGGCCGAGTAGTCGAGCGCGTGTCGCGAACCGACGGGCGTCTCGAAAAAGGCCGGCGCCTCATGGTCGAGCCGTCGCGTCAGCTCATAGGGAAGCAAGGCCGCGAGCGCGGCGTCGAGATCCTCCGCCGTGATGGCGGCGAGACTTGCGCGGCCGAGGATGAAAGGCGCGAGCCAATCCTCGACGCTTTTCGCCAATCCTTCATCGCTCACATCCGGCCAGGACTCGTCGTTCTCCGCGCGGCGCAGGAA
This genomic window from Methylosinus sp. H3A contains:
- the purE gene encoding 5-(carboxyamino)imidazole ribonucleotide mutase, giving the protein MGSQSDWATMRHSAEALEALGVGYEARIISAHRTPDRLSAFAKGAEAEGFEVIVAGAGGAAHLPGMTAAYTILPVLGVPIETAALSGMDSLLSIVQMPGGVPVGTLAIGKAGAINAALLAAAILARGDAELAERLQEWRQRQTEQVAVTPRDDA
- a CDS encoding TIGR02281 family clan AA aspartic protease encodes the protein MSSSILRTAIGGAFFTLVASQSLVHVLSQVQAKTSPYRHQAEYAAPMRAYAPVAPAAPSATLGEATIVADRLGQYSANVEIEGQRVRMLVDTGASTVVLSYEDAAAIGYLPAPAEFKYPAQTANGVAHMARVKLRDARLGQIALRDVDAYVAERGALGASLLGMTFLSRLSRIEAGAGRLVLRQ
- a CDS encoding GtrA family protein, with the translated sequence MPLPRQLSVFALVGVVATSLHYAVLVGLVELAAWAPVPGALAGYLSGGVVSYYLNRRHTFASDRPHEETTWRFALVALVGFCLTYGFMGLFVDRMGAPYVPAQIVTTGIVFFWSYLGNRLWTFRAGPA
- a CDS encoding 5-(carboxyamino)imidazole ribonucleotide synthase, which produces MLRPGSTIGILGGGQLARMLASAGARLGLRAHVFSPAADDPAFEVCAARTIAPFEDEAALAAFAAAVDVVTYEFENVPSDTAAFLEAHSVVRPNPRVLALTQDRFTEKNFVRGLGIETAPFENVEDAAMLAEAAASLGRPSILKTRRFGYDGKGQTLLREGVDLAAAFQSLGGAPCVLEGFVPFSREVSVVAARGSDGAFRAYDVCENVHERHILALTVAPARISAQTAAAAVEMARKIAEAADYVGVIAVELFVVEEAGGERLVVNEIAPRVHNSGHWTLDGAVTSQFEQHMRAVAGWPLGSTRRHGVRVEMRNLIGDDAEKWPELLAEEGACLHLYGKKETRAGRKMGHVTRVFP
- a CDS encoding MmgE/PrpD family protein, giving the protein MTEVQTLAEFVGRARLEEMSDAALGQLKIRVLDTIGVAIGALDAQPVAAIRELTRELGGAPLSTLIGGGKTAPDRAAFYNGALSRYLDFMDSYLAPGETCHPSDNLGAVLAAAESRNASGAEFLTALAVAYQVHTRLSDVAPVRAKGFDHTVQGAYAAAAGVAKALRLSREKIANAIAISGTANNALRVTRTGALSHWKGLAYPNTAMAATHAALLAAYGITGPGEVFEGNKGFKETIAGAFEIDWLREDLESVTRTIVKKHNAEIHSQSALDAALDIRARPGFSAAAVREARLETFSVAFQIIGGGEEGDKRLVRNKEEADHSLPYMLAVALLDGEVQPEQYAPQRIVAEDVQTLLRKVSVAPSAELSALFPKWLPARLAIELEDGRLLACSRDDYHGFYTDPFDWAAARRKFDRVSCAKTSAAERDAIADVVETLERRQVAELTALLGRIGASSERERRMRA
- a CDS encoding arylesterase; the protein is MLRRSSPIDAAGRPHRRKILPAMTLAAFVVASAASAQPAPLKLLILGDSLSTSLGVPEGYGFGPVLARRLRADGYRNIDIVNGSMAGDTTADAATRLASTPQDYDADVVIVELGGNDMLQQTDPAVVSRNLDWILDGYRRRGTRVVIGGILSKPELGFVYNVTFDQLYPKLAARWGASLYPFFLAGVFGHPALMQEDHIHPNAAGVERIVAGIAPLVERNLDAAAARRKVAEAR
- a CDS encoding phosphosulfolactate synthase, which encodes MAETTFSFIPRAARTAKPRQRGLTEIRGPYYSAYGRRHISDLFETMGAWIDGVKYAGGSFALMPPEAVKTFNKTVHDHGAYISTGGWIENVLRFGPDAATRYIEEAKSLGFDVVEISAGFVSLPIESMLRLVRMVKKAGLKAKPEVGIQFGAGGDTSAAELEAEGTRDVSWLIAQAERALDAGADIIMIESEGITENVTRWRTDVAARIIDKLGLEKVMFEAADPPVFEWYVKNYGNEVNLFVDHSQIVQLEALRQGIWGTKSTWGRIQNIGA